Proteins encoded by one window of Cloeon dipterum chromosome 4, ieCloDipt1.1, whole genome shotgun sequence:
- the dve gene encoding uncharacterized protein dve isoform X3, with the protein MKLSAEFADILAAIDGESRGKNIPVHCIVEFIVPEESGPHPRKNRVIVDNDTFAIIPGHTQVSELLQVALFRMGYPNDLAYFAKGFVGLKHWNRLPLDKIVDDPAITVGLIWGELTSIATLHIEIVRSRQSTILEIKDKLLRLLLLQSHSMLLSSGCPLDEVGGFLTQICRGQNPTSEPNDETKRRFEQWLAVHQQPTGVHQMIGAAAVPPPPHPSPSMMGHHPSMASLPRPTPHFGDHRRLPISPTKLESLAQHPGMPDHMHPALQTVQSQYPTQKTRMRTSFDPELELPKLQRWFAENQHPSRHQIQQYVKELNALDSRRGRKPLDVNNVVYWFKNARAAQKRAELRLHMNGYSNGPLGLGGGLGGPNHHMHLGGGMPVLKSPPMSHNEGSLSDGEEADLRRMHQIQTSPYSLVTNSRNSLLSHLARSGRDEEESDDDLEEEEDSSNPTPSRNSSSPHANQLETMSNEQPLQLTCNKDDDQDKRSEPDVKKEASSPKEEASENEEDQRPNTAPSSLHAGSPDDGPEEEEIHRPPSRNSDFGPGALVPRTPGAPLSDRGFPLVPNNNLFSHSIMYMSHYIPSLQQQVSAAAGLNLAAAAAAAHLAVANADDRRKRNRTFIDPVTEVPRLEQWFGMNTHPSHNLILKYTEELNRMAYRQKFPKLEPKNVQFWFKNRRAKCKRLKMTLPL; encoded by the exons GTAAGAACATCCCCGTGCACTGCATTGTGGAGTTCATAGTGCCCGAAGAGTCTGGACCTCACCCACGAAAAAACAGGGTCATCGTGGACAACGACACGTTCGCGATCATTCCAGGTCACACCCAAGTCAGCGAATTGCTCCAAGTCGCCCTCTTTAGAATGGGATATCCCAACGATTTGGCATACTTCGCGAAAG GTTTTGTGGGGCTAAAACATTGGAATCGGCTACCGCTGGACAAAATTGTAGACGACCCTGCGATCACGGTTGGTCTCATTTGGGGCGAGCTGACCTCAATCGCCACTTTGCACATTGAAATCGTGAG ATCTCGCCAGTCGACCATCCTGGAAATCAAGGACAAACTGCTGCGGCTATTGCTGCTGCAGTCACACTCGATGCTGCTTTCCTCAGGATGTCCTCTCGATGAGGTAGGT GGATTCCTGACGCAAATTTGCCGGGGCCAGAATCCCACTTCGGAGCCGAACGACGAGACGAAACGGCGTTTCGAGCAGTGGCTCGCCGTGCACCAGCAGCCCACTGGGGTGCACCAGATGATTGGGGCTGCAGCAGTCCCTCCGCCCCCGCACCCCTCGCCGTCGATGATGGGCCACCACCCGTCGATGGCCTCCCTGCCGCGGCCGACGCCGCACTTCGGCGACCACCGCCGGCTGCCCATCTCGCCGACCAAACTAGAATCGCTCGCCCAGCACCCTGGCATGCCCGACCACATGCACCCCGCTTTGCAG ACTGTGCAGAGCCAGTATCCGACGCAGAAGACGCGGATGCGTACCAGCTTCGACCCTGAGCTCGAGCTGCCAAAGCTGCAGAGGTGGTTCGCCGAGAACCAGCACCCAAGCCGACACCAG ATCCAGCAGTACGTAAAGGAGCTGAACGCGCTGGACTCGCGGCGCGGGCGGAAGCCGTTGGACGTCAACAACGTGGTTTACTGGTTCAAAAACGCGCGGGCGGCGCAGAAGCGGGCCGAACTGCGTCTACACATGAACGGCTACAGCAACGGGCCTTTGGGCCTGGGCGGCGGGCTGGGCGGGCCGAACCACCACATGCACCTGGGTGGCGGCATGCCGGTGCTCAAGTCGCCGCCGATGAGCCACAACGAGGGCTCGCTGTCCGACGGCGAGGAGGCCGACCTGCGGCGGATGCACCAAATTCAGACGTCGCCCTACTCGCTGGTCACCAACAGCCGCAACTCGCTGCTCAGCCACCTGGCCCGCAGCGGCCGAGACGAGGAGGAAAGCGACGACGACCtggaggaagaggaggacTCTTCGAATCCGACGCCGTCGCGCAACTCGTCCAGTCCGCACGCCAACCAGCTGGAGACAATGTCCAATGAGCAGCCCCTGCAGCTCACCTGCAATAAGGACGACGACCAGGACAAACGCAGCGAGCCGGACGTGAAGAAGGAGGCGTCGTCGCCCAAGGAGGAGGCGTCCGAGAACGAAGAAGATCAGCGGCCCAACACGGCGCCGAGCAGCCTCCACGCCGGTTCCCCGGACGACGGGCCGGAAGAGGAGGAAATCCACCGTCCGCCGTCCCGAAACTCGGACTTTGGACCCGGAGCCCTGGTGCCCCGCACGCCCGGAGCTCCACTGTCCGACCGCGGCTTTCCGCTGGTGCCCAACAACAATTTGTTCAGCCACAGCATCATGTACATGAGCCACTACATCCCCAGTTTGCAGCAGCAGGTGTCAGCGGCCGCGGGGCTCAAcctggcggcggctgcggccgCCGCCCACCTGGCGGTGGCGAACGCGGACGACCGCCGCAAGCGGAACCGCACCTTCATCGACCCGGTGACCGAGGTGCCGCGGCTCGAGCAGTGGTTCGGCATGAACACGCACCCGTCCCACAACCTCATCCTCAAGTACACCGAAGAGCTCAACCGGATGGCCTACAGGCAGAAGTTCCCCAAGCTCGAGCCCAAGAACGTGCAGTTCTGGTTCAAGAACCGACGCGCCAAGTGCAAGCGGCTCAAGATGACCCTGCCCCTCTAA
- the LOC135942448 gene encoding serine/arginine repetitive matrix protein 1-like — MRTTIALTMMLLCTLYEIDARWPPEDQDTRIDPQWTPEDQGNDEYLTSDTRHDRTLTNPRRRTWRSSPPANSYNSHPWNNPRKLYQNDELPLPPTNQLRTRRRAQTQRGLQRRPRTETQPKHPRRLPRRERDQLPRPLNNPQRPHRRQTMLTITRPNTRNDNRQPRKVGRRPLPQTNTQRRTWRTSPPANSYKSHPWNNPRKLYQNDELPLPPTNQLRTRRRAQTQRGLQRRSRTEAKPKLPRRLPRRERDQPPRPLNNPQRPHRRQTMLTITRPNTQTDNRQPRKVGRRPLPQTNTQRRTWRTSPPANSYKSHPWNNPRKLYQNDELPLPPTNQLRTWRRAQTQRGLQRRPRTETQPKLPLRLPRRERDQPPRPLNNPQRPRRRQSMTITRPKTWNNPRQPRKVGKRPLPPTHYRRHQRQQTEPQKGWQRKQLSQKRITRPKTWKPRGRHQPLGTTKPPQPQPLTKNPETKTKLPPQPTTEPPQTQQQAPPTILERLQTLRNKLRLHNQATIIHTEL, encoded by the coding sequence ATGAGAACCACGATCGCCCTGACGATGATGCTGCTCTGCACCCTCTACGAGATCGACGCCCGATGGCCCCCGGAAGACCAGGACACAAGGATAGACCCCCAATGGACCCCAGAAGACCAAGGAAACGATGAGTATTTGACCTCAGACACTAGACACGACCGAACCCTGACAAACCCCCGACGACGCACTTGGCGCAGCTCCCCACCAGCAAATAGCTACAACTCCCACCCCTGGAATAACCCCCGAAAACTCTACCAAAATGACGAACTCCCTCTACCCCCGACAAACCAACTAAGAACTCGGCGGCGGGCTCAGACCCAAAGAGGCCTGCAGCGACGGCCCCGAACCGAGACACAGCCAAAACACCCACGCCGCCTCCCTCGCAGGGAAAGAGACCAACTCCCACGGCCCCTAAACAATCCCCAACGCCCCCACAGGCGACAGACAATGTTGACAATCACTCGCCCAAACACGCGGAACGACAACAGACAGCCCCGAAAAGTCGGCAGACGCCCCCTGCCACAGACAAACACCCAACGCCGCACCTGGCGCACCTCCCCACCAGCAAATAGCTACAAATCCCACCCTTGGAACAACCCCCGAAAACTCTACCAAAATGACGAACTCCCTCTGCCCCCGACAAACCAGCTAAGAACTCGGCGACGGGCTCAGACCCAACGAGGCCTGCAGCGACGGTCGCGAACCGAGGCAAAGCCCAAACTCCCACGCCGCCTCCCTCGCAGGGAAAGAGACCAACCCCCACGGCCCCTAAACAATCCCCAACGCCCCCACAGGCGACAGACAATGCTGACAATCACTCGCCCAAACACCCAGACCGATAACCGACAGCCCCGAAAAGTCGGCAGACGCCCCCTGCCACAGACAAACACCCAACGCCGCACCTGGCGCACCTCCCCACCAGCAAATAGCTACAAATCCCACCCTTGGAACAACCCCCGAAAGCTCTACCAAAATGACGAACTCCCTCTGCCCCCGACAAACCAGCTAAGAACTTGGCGACGGGCTCAGACACAACGAGGCCTGCAGCGACGCCCCCGAACCGAGACACAGCCCAAACTCCCACTCCGCCTCCCTCGCAGGGAAAGAGACCAACCCCCACGGCCCCTAAACAATCCCCAACGCCCCCGCAGGCGACAGTCGATGACAATTACTCGCCCAAAGACCTGGAACAATCCCCGACAGCCTCGAAAAGTCGGCAAACGCCCCCTGCCCCCAACACACTACCGCCGCCACCAGCGGCAACAGACTGAGCCCCAAAAAGGCTGGCAACGAAAACAACTCTCTCAAAAACGAATCACGCGCCCAAAGACCTGGAAGCCCAGAGGTCGCCACCAACCTCTGGGGACGACCAAGCCCCCACAGCCACAGCCCCTCACCAAAAATCCTGAAACCAAAACGAAACTCCCGCCCCAACCCACCACCGAGCCTCCCCAAACCCAACAACAAGCACCCCCCACAATCCTCGAACGCCTTCAAACCCTGAGGAATAAGCTTCGCCTCCACAACCAGGCCACCATTATCCACACTGAACTTTAA